The Streptomyces sp. NBC_01317 genomic interval CGTGACGACGCGGTGGTCACGCCCCACGAGGAGCGCGTCCTCGTCGTCGCGCAGGCACAGCTTGCCGACGCCGCCCAGGCGCTCGCCGAGATCCTGCGGCCGGTACCCCGTCCCGTGGACGAGGACGTCCGCGGTGAGCACCTCCCGCTCCCCGGTCGGCAGGTACTCCACGGTGATGTCCAGCTGGTCCCCGCGCGGTTCGACCTCACGGATGCGCGAGACGTTCAGCATCCGCAGCCGCTCCCGGCCCTGGACCTTCTCCTGGTACATGGTCCGGGAGAGGGCCTCGATCAGATCCATGTCCACCACCGAGTAGTTGGTGCCCCGGTGGTAGTCGAAGAGCGACCGCTTCACGCCGCGCGGCGCGTGGTAGTAGATGTCGACGGCCTCCGGGTCGAAGATCCGGTTGGCGAAGGGGCTGTCGTCGGCGGGGGTGTAGCCGTACTTGGAGAAGACGGAGCAGACCTCGGCCTCCGGGAAGCTGCGGTGCAGATAGTCGACCGCCTCCGCGGCGCTCTGCCCGGCGCCCAGCACCACGGCCCGGCGCACCTGCTTGCCGCTGCGCGCCAACTCCGCCACCCGGGGTATGAGTTGGCTGTTGTGCCACACCTGGTCCGACAGCACGGTCCCGGGCGGCAGATGCGGCTCCAGGCCCGTGGCGACCACCAGATTGCGCGCCCGGCGCACGATCCGCCCCTCCGGGTCCCCGGGGTCGCGGCTGGTCACGTCGAACCAGCGCACCTCGCCGTCCACCGTCACCGGGTCCACGGAGACGACCTCGGAGCCGTACTCCACCACGTCGTCCACGCGGGCGGCGGCCCACTCGAAGTAGTCGTGGAACTCGATACGGAGGGGGAACAGCGTCTTCTGGTTGAGGAAGTCCACCAGCCTGCCCTGCTCCCGCAGGTACGACAGGAAGCTGAAGTCGCTCGTCGGGTCCCGCATCGTGACCAGGTCCTTGAGGAACGAGACCTGCATCGTGGCGTCGTCGATGAGCATGCCCCGGTGCCAGCCGAAACGCGGTTGCTTCTCCAGAAAACCGGCCCGTATCCGTTCGTCGTCGGGGACTCGTGCGTTGTGCTCCTGGATCGCTATCGCGAGCGCCAGGTTCGACGGCCCGAATCCGATGCCCAGTACGTCATGGATGTCCTGGACCGAGCCCGGCTCACTGTGCAGTGGGTTCACCGCGTCATCGCCTCCCTAAGCAGGCACATGTTAGATAAGGTTAGCCTTACCTTGCAATGTCTGAGGAGGATTCACCATGCGGGTCGTCATGTTCGGCTACCAGACCTGGGGTCATCGCACGCTCCAAGCGCTGCTCGACTCCACTCACGACGTGGTCCTGGTGGTGACCCACCCCAAGAGCGACCACGTCTACGAGAAGATCTGGGACGACTCGGTGGCCGAACTCGCCGAGAAGCACGGCGTACCGGTGCTGCTGCGCAACCGCCCCGACGACGAGGAGCTGCTCAGGACGCTGCGCGAGGCGGCGCCGGACATCATCGTCGCCAACAACTGGCGTACGTGGCTGCCGCCGGAGATCTTCGACCTGCCGCCGCACGGCACGCTCAACGTCCATGACTCGCTGCTGCCTTCGTACGCGGGCTTCTCGCCGCTGATCTGGGCGCTGATCAACGGCGAGCGGGAGGTCGGCGTCACCGCGCACCGGATGGACGGCGAACTGGACGCCGGGGACGTCGTGTTCCAGCGTTCCGTCCCGGTCGGCCCCACCGACACGGCCACCGACCTCTTCCACCGTACGGTCGACCTCATCGGGCCGATCGTGCGGGCCTCCCTCGACCGGATCGAGTCGGGCACCGCGGAGTGGGTCCCGCAGGACCGGAGCCGGGCCAGCTTCTTCCACAAGCGCTCGGTCGAGGACAGCCGGATCGACTGGACCTGGCCCGCCGAGGACCTGGAGCGGCTGGTACGCGCCCAGTCGGACCCGTACCCCAACGCCTTCACCTACCACCGCGGCGAGCGGATACGGATCGTCTCGGCGGCGCTCTCGCAGGCCAACTACGGAGGCACCCCCGGCCGGATCTTCATCCGCGAGGGCGACGGGGTGGTCATCGTGGCGGGTACGGAGGCACGCTTCGGCCGGAGCAAGGGCCTGGTGATCAAGCGGGTCCGTACCGAGGACGGCGTCGAGCACGCGGCCACGGACTACTTCCGCACCATGGGCGGCTACCTGACCGCCCGTCCGTGAGCGGGGTCCTCGCGCCGGCCGATGCCGGTACGGACGCGCTGGAGCGGCTGCGCGGCCGGATCGTCGTCGTCAAGTTCGGCGGGAACGCGATGGTGGACGACGCGCTCAAGCGCGCGTTCGCCCACGACGTCGTCGCCCTGCGCCTGGCCGGGGTGAAACCCGTCGTCGTGCACGGCGGCGGCCCGCAGATCAGCGCCCAACTGGCCCGGCACGGGCTGGAGTCCCGCTTCGAGGCGGGGCTGCGCGTGACGACGCCGGAGGCGATGGACGTCGTACGGATGGTGCTCTCCGGGAAGGTCCAGCGCGAACTGGTCGGCCTGCTCAACGAGCACGGCCCGTACGCGGTCGGGCTCACCGGCGAGGACGCGCACACCCTGACGGCGGAGAAGCACTACGCGCGGGTGGCGGGCGAGCCGGTCGACCTCGGCATGGTGGGGAACATCACCAAGGTCGACACGGCGGCCGTACAAGTCCTGTTGGACCACGGCCACATCCCGGTCGTCTCGCCGGTCGCGCGCGGCGAGGGGGGCGAGGTCTACAACGTCAACGCCGACACGGCGGCGGGCGCGATCGCGGCGGCGCTGGAGGCGGAGACGCTGGTCGTCCTGACGGACGTGCCGGGCCTGTACGCGCACTGGCCGCACAGCGACCGCGTCGTGGAGCGCCTCACGGCGGGAGACCTGGACCCCCTGCTGCCCGGCCTGGACGGGGGAATGCTCCCGAAGATGGAGGCGTGCCGCACGGCGGTACGGGCGGGGGTCGCCACGGCCCGCGTCCTGGACGGCCGGGTGCACCACGCGCTGTGGGCGGGCCTGCTGGACCCAGGGGCTTCCGGCACGACGGTCCTGCCGGACGCGGGCGCCTAGAGAAAGCGGACCGATCGCTGGACGGGCCGTGACGGGCCCGTCCAGCGCGTTGTCACGGCAGCGCGGGCTCGTGGTGGCGGCTCATGGGGATGATCATCGGGGTGCCGCTGACGGGGTCCTCCGCGACCTGGCAGCGCAGGCCGAAGACCTCCTCCACCGTCTTCGCCGTGATGACCTCGGCCGGCGGCCCCTCGGCCACGATCGCGCCGGACTTCATGGCGATGACGTGATCCGCGTACCGGCAGGCCTGGTTGAGGTCGTGCAGCACCATCACGATCGTGCGGTTCTCGTGCCGGTTGAGATCCGTGATCAGGTCCAGGACGTCGATCTGGTGCGCCAGGTCGAGATACGTCGTCGGCTCGTCCAGCAGCAGCACCGGCGTGCCCTGGGCCACCGCCATGGCGATCCAGGCGCGTTGGCGCTGGCCGCCGGAGAGTTCGTCGACCGGACGGTCCGCCAGGTCCGTCATGGCGGTCGCGCGCAGCGCGTCGTGCACGGCCTTCTCGTCGCCCTGGGACCACTGCCGCCACCACGTCTGGTGCGGTGAACGGCCGCGCCCCACCAGGTCGATGACCGTCAGGCCCTCCGGCGCCACCGGGCCCTGGGGCAGGATGCCGAGCCGCTGGGCCAACTCCCGCGTCGGGATGGCGTGGAGGGAGCGGCCGTCGAGCCGGACCGTACCCTCGCGCGGCGACAGCAGCCGGGCCAGCGCCCGCAACAGGGTCGACTTGCCGCACGCGTTGGCCCCGACGATCGCCGTCACCCGGCCGGGCGGGATCGCCACGTCCAGGTGGTCGACCACGACCCGGTTGTCGTACGCGAGCCGTACCCCCTCGGCCCGCAGGTCGGGGCCGGGACCGGAGTCGGTGACAGGGGCGTCGGTGGGCGTCGGCGTCGGCATGGCCGCCGGGTCGGTGTCGGGCACGGACTTCGATGACATGGGTTCAGCCTCCTGAGCCGACACGATTGGCGCGGACGAGCAGCCAGAGCAGCACCGGCGCGCCGAGCACCCCGGTGACCACGCCGACGGGAAGTTCCGTATCGGGGATCAGCTCCCGCGCGGCCAGGTCCGCGGCCAGCACCATCAGCGCGCCGGTCAGACCGGCGGCCACCGGCGGGGGCCAGGCGGTACGGGCCAGCCGCTGGGCGACCTGCGGCGCGGCCAGCGCGACAAACGCGACCGGCCCCGCCGCCGCCGTACCGAACGCCACCAGCCCGACGCCGGTGAGCAGGGTGGCCAGCCGGACCGGCTGCACGGCGGTGCCGAGGCCCTTGGCCACGTCGTCGCCCAGTTGCAGGGTGCGCAGCCGGCGGCCGAGCAGGAGCGAGACCGGGACGAGCACGGCCATCGCGACGGCGAGCGGCCTGACCTCGTTCCAGCCGCGGCCGTTGAGGTTCCCCACGAGCCAGCCGAGCGAGGCCTGCGCCTGGAACTGCCCGCCGCGGGCCATCAGATAGTCCGTGACGCTGGTGCAGATCCAGGAGATGCCGATCCCGACGAGCACGATCCGGTATCCGGTGGTCCCGCGCTTCCACGCCAGGACGTACACGAGCAGGGCTGCGGCCAACGCGCCCGCCAGACCCAGCGATTGGGTGCTCAACCCCGCGTCCCAGCCGAGGACGAGACCCGCGACGACCGCCGCGCCCGCGCCCTGGGTGATGCCGATCATGTCGGGGCTGGCCAGCGGATTGAGCGTCATGGTCTGGAAGAGCGCGCCGGAGATCCCGAAGGCGATCCCGACGAGCAGCCCGGTGGTCGCGCGCGGCAGCCGGAGTTCCTGGACGATCAGCTGGGTGCCGGGATCGCCCGTGCCCAGCACGGCCCGCACCACGTCGGACAGGCCGAGGGGAATCTCCCCCACGGACATGCCCCAGCAGAACACCAGGAAGGTGGCGACGGCGAGGCCGGCGCAGACCGCCACCAGCCGGGGCCGTACCACCCCGGAGACGGGGGGAAAGGCCAGCCGGAACGGGACACGGCCGGCGGTACGGCGCGGAATCGGCGCGGGCGCGGTGACGGCGGCCGGGGTACGGGTGGGCAGCGGACCGGTCATGTTCACAGCTCCGCGAGTCGTCGGCGGCGGACCATCGCGATGAAGAACGGGCCGCCGATGAAGGCGACCAGGATGCCGGCCTGGATCTCCACCGGGCGCGCGATCAGACGTCCGGCGATGTCGGCGAGGAGCAGCAGACAGGGCGCGAGCACCGCCGACAGCGGCAGCAGCCACCGGTGGTCGGGGCCGATGCCGGCCGCCTGGGTGAGGATGCGCGCCACGTGCGGGACGACCAGTCCGACGAAGACCACCGGGCCGATGACGGCCACCGCCCCGCCCGTGAGCAGGGTCACGGCGATCACGCCCTGGATCCGTATCAGCCCCAGCCGCAGTCCCAGGGAGGCCGCCACGTCGTCGCCCAGGGCAAGGCTGTTGAGCGCGGGCGCGGAGGCGAGGGCGAGGACGGCGCCCACCGCGAGGAACGGCAGCACCCGGACGAGCGTGTCGCCGTTCTGGTTGGCGAGGGAGCCCGCCTCCCAGAAGCGGAAGCGGTTCAGCGCGTCCGCGTCGGTGAGGACGACGGCGCTGGTCAGCGAGGAGAGCAGCGAGGTGATCGCGACCCCGGCGAGGGCGAGTTTGACCGGTGTCGTACCGGATCGCCCGAGCCCGCCCAGCAGATACACCAGCACACTCGCGAACAGCGCCCCGGCGAAGGCGAACCAGATGTAGCCGTAGACCGACCCGAGGCCGAACACCCCGACGGAGACCGCGATGGCGAAGGCCGCGCCCGCGCTGACCCCGAGCACGCCCGGGTCGGCCAGCGGATTGCGGGTCAGGGCCTGCATCAGGCAGCCCGACAGCCCGAGGGCGGCTCCGGCCGCCAGACCGAGCGCGGTACGGGGTATCCGTACCGACCAGATGACGCTGTCGATCCGCGCGCTGGGCGCGTGGCCGAACAGGGTCTCCACGACCTGGCCGAGCGGAACGCTCAGCGCCCCGAACGCGATCGACAGCAGGCACAAA includes:
- a CDS encoding ABC transporter ATP-binding protein — protein: MPTPTPTDAPVTDSGPGPDLRAEGVRLAYDNRVVVDHLDVAIPPGRVTAIVGANACGKSTLLRALARLLSPREGTVRLDGRSLHAIPTRELAQRLGILPQGPVAPEGLTVIDLVGRGRSPHQTWWRQWSQGDEKAVHDALRATAMTDLADRPVDELSGGQRQRAWIAMAVAQGTPVLLLDEPTTYLDLAHQIDVLDLITDLNRHENRTIVMVLHDLNQACRYADHVIAMKSGAIVAEGPPAEVITAKTVEEVFGLRCQVAEDPVSGTPMIIPMSRHHEPALP
- a CDS encoding lysine N(6)-hydroxylase/L-ornithine N(5)-oxygenase family protein, producing MNPLHSEPGSVQDIHDVLGIGFGPSNLALAIAIQEHNARVPDDERIRAGFLEKQPRFGWHRGMLIDDATMQVSFLKDLVTMRDPTSDFSFLSYLREQGRLVDFLNQKTLFPLRIEFHDYFEWAAARVDDVVEYGSEVVSVDPVTVDGEVRWFDVTSRDPGDPEGRIVRRARNLVVATGLEPHLPPGTVLSDQVWHNSQLIPRVAELARSGKQVRRAVVLGAGQSAAEAVDYLHRSFPEAEVCSVFSKYGYTPADDSPFANRIFDPEAVDIYYHAPRGVKRSLFDYHRGTNYSVVDMDLIEALSRTMYQEKVQGRERLRMLNVSRIREVEPRGDQLDITVEYLPTGEREVLTADVLVHGTGYRPQDLGERLGGVGKLCLRDDEDALLVGRDHRVVTAANVSAGIYLQGGTEHTHGITSTLLSNTAVRAGEIHEALLAERGSREPAPVRSGTV
- a CDS encoding FecCD family ABC transporter permease, which gives rise to MTGPLPTRTPAAVTAPAPIPRRTAGRVPFRLAFPPVSGVVRPRLVAVCAGLAVATFLVFCWGMSVGEIPLGLSDVVRAVLGTGDPGTQLIVQELRLPRATTGLLVGIAFGISGALFQTMTLNPLASPDMIGITQGAGAAVVAGLVLGWDAGLSTQSLGLAGALAAALLVYVLAWKRGTTGYRIVLVGIGISWICTSVTDYLMARGGQFQAQASLGWLVGNLNGRGWNEVRPLAVAMAVLVPVSLLLGRRLRTLQLGDDVAKGLGTAVQPVRLATLLTGVGLVAFGTAAAGPVAFVALAAPQVAQRLARTAWPPPVAAGLTGALMVLAADLAARELIPDTELPVGVVTGVLGAPVLLWLLVRANRVGSGG
- a CDS encoding methionyl-tRNA formyltransferase gives rise to the protein MRVVMFGYQTWGHRTLQALLDSTHDVVLVVTHPKSDHVYEKIWDDSVAELAEKHGVPVLLRNRPDDEELLRTLREAAPDIIVANNWRTWLPPEIFDLPPHGTLNVHDSLLPSYAGFSPLIWALINGEREVGVTAHRMDGELDAGDVVFQRSVPVGPTDTATDLFHRTVDLIGPIVRASLDRIESGTAEWVPQDRSRASFFHKRSVEDSRIDWTWPAEDLERLVRAQSDPYPNAFTYHRGERIRIVSAALSQANYGGTPGRIFIREGDGVVIVAGTEARFGRSKGLVIKRVRTEDGVEHAATDYFRTMGGYLTARP
- a CDS encoding FecCD family ABC transporter permease, whose translation is MTRAKAPRAVLLVALPGAALLTLCLLSIAFGALSVPLGQVVETLFGHAPSARIDSVIWSVRIPRTALGLAAGAALGLSGCLMQALTRNPLADPGVLGVSAGAAFAIAVSVGVFGLGSVYGYIWFAFAGALFASVLVYLLGGLGRSGTTPVKLALAGVAITSLLSSLTSAVVLTDADALNRFRFWEAGSLANQNGDTLVRVLPFLAVGAVLALASAPALNSLALGDDVAASLGLRLGLIRIQGVIAVTLLTGGAVAVIGPVVFVGLVVPHVARILTQAAGIGPDHRWLLPLSAVLAPCLLLLADIAGRLIARPVEIQAGILVAFIGGPFFIAMVRRRRLAEL
- the argB gene encoding acetylglutamate kinase, giving the protein MSGVLAPADAGTDALERLRGRIVVVKFGGNAMVDDALKRAFAHDVVALRLAGVKPVVVHGGGPQISAQLARHGLESRFEAGLRVTTPEAMDVVRMVLSGKVQRELVGLLNEHGPYAVGLTGEDAHTLTAEKHYARVAGEPVDLGMVGNITKVDTAAVQVLLDHGHIPVVSPVARGEGGEVYNVNADTAAGAIAAALEAETLVVLTDVPGLYAHWPHSDRVVERLTAGDLDPLLPGLDGGMLPKMEACRTAVRAGVATARVLDGRVHHALWAGLLDPGASGTTVLPDAGA